The following are encoded together in the Anabrus simplex isolate iqAnaSimp1 chromosome 5, ASM4041472v1, whole genome shotgun sequence genome:
- the LOC136874543 gene encoding uncharacterized protein: protein MTWKRETEETTRSLFVKNHGSHAASDNTIRHYYECHRSGNFVSKSKGVRHLKLQGSNKICGVCPAKIKVSEAEDGTCRVKFISTHVGHQHDLSHLGLTEKERVSIAADIANKIPFQAILDRIRDSVSDSKLERIHLLTKQDLYNIERCYNLCSSSIRHQNDGTSVEAWVSEVNSSDSPCVLFYKPQETVNESHPELNSADFVLIIMNSAQGEILKKYGNDGICIDGTHGLNSYGFELTTLMVLDDMRQGFPCAFLISNRNDWQILSIFFQYIKSEVGTISPKVFMSDLAESFFNAWISTMGTPAMRLYCTWHVDRAWRKNISSKIKGQGKQANAYKLIRTLLEERDAAAFDMMFPVVLEKFKSDPDTSEFASYFLDNYLSNAKCWAYCHRLHAGLNTNMHIERMHHTLKYIYLQGKHVKRLDKAIYALMSFVKDKLFDRLIVLTKGKLTSKLKDIRRRHKSSLQIDKSLIIKEDCGWKIPSSSTVAEMTLYKIMRLNVNAN from the coding sequence ATGACTTGGAAACGAGAAACTGAAGAGACAACACGTTCGCTCTTTGTTAAAAATCATGGGTCTCATGCGGCTTCTGATAATACTATAAGACATTATTATGAATGTCATCGTTCGGGGAATTTCGTCTCTAAAAGTAAAGGTGTTCGACATTTAAAATTGCAAGGAAGCAATAAAATCTGTGGAGTATGTCCTGCAAAGATAAAAGTTAGTGAAGCCGAAGATGGAACATGCCGAGTCAAATTTATCTCTACTCATGTCGGTCATCAACATGACTTAAGTCACTTGGGACTGACAGAAAAAGAAAGGGTCAGTATAGCAGCAGACATTGCTAATAAAATCCCTTTCCAAGCTATACTGGACAGAATTCGAGATTCAGTATCTGATTCTAAATTAGAAAGGATACATCTGCTAACGAAACAGGATTTATATAACATTGAACGGTGCTATAATTTGTGCTCCTCGTCAATCAGGCACCAAAATGATGGGACCAGCGTTGAGGCATGGGTGAGTGAAGTTAACTCTAGTGACAGTCCCTGTGTATTGTTTTATAAGCCACAAGAGACGGTCAATGAGTCACATCCAGAACTAAACAGCGCCGATTTTGTGTTAATTATAATGAATAGTGCTCAAGGTGAGATACTGAAGAAGTATGGTAATGACGGTATTTGTATTGATGGAACGCATGGGCTAAATAGCTACGGTTTTGAACTTACAACGCTAATGGTACTGGATGACATGAGGCAAGGGTTTCCATGCGCCTTTCTCATATCCAATAGGAATGACTGGCAAATCCTCTCCATATTTTTCCAGTACATAAAGTCGGAAGTTGGAACAATTTCTCCTAAGGTTTTTATGTCTGACTTAGCAGAATCGTTCTTTAATGCTTGGATTTCAACAATGGGAACTCCAGCAATGAGACTCTATTGTACCTGGCACGTAGACAGGGCATGGAGGAAAAATATAAGCAGTAAAATTAAAGGCCAGGGAAAACAGGCAAATGCTTACAAGCTTATTAGAACACTACTGGAGGAGAGAGATGCGGCAGCGTTTGATATGATGTTTCCTGTCGTATTAGAGAAGTTCAAATCTGATCCTGACACGTCTGAGTTTGCTTCATACTTCCTGGACAACTACCTAAGTAATGCAAAATGCTGGGCCTACTGTCACAGGCTGCATGCAGGCCTGAACACAAACATGCACATAGAGCGAATGCATCACACGCTTAAATACATCTATCTCCAGGGAAAGCATGTGAAACGCTTAGATAAAGCAATATATGCACTAATGTCCTTTGTTAAAGACAAGCTGTTTGACAGGCTTATTGTGCTTACAAAAGGGAAACTGACAAGCAAATTGAAGGACATTCGTCGTAGGCATAAATCAAGCTTACAAATAGACAAAAGCCTGATTATTAAGGAAGACTGTGGTTGGAAAATACCGTCGTCCTCTACAGTGGCCGAGATGACTTTGTACAAAATAATGAGGCTCAATGTAAATGCAAATTGA